In one Crocinitomicaceae bacterium genomic region, the following are encoded:
- a CDS encoding type II toxin-antitoxin system RelE/ParE family toxin, whose protein sequence is MQVEFLGKFSKDIDHISQKSVKTNVAKLIRLMESEGDLNNIPNLKKLVGHKSAYRVRIGDYRVGFFYEGRKVIFARIVHRKDIYKLFP, encoded by the coding sequence ATGCAAGTTGAGTTTTTAGGTAAATTTTCTAAAGACATTGATCACATTAGTCAGAAGTCTGTAAAAACTAATGTCGCAAAATTAATTCGCTTAATGGAGTCTGAAGGCGATTTAAATAATATCCCTAATTTAAAAAAGCTTGTTGGTCACAAGTCAGCTTATAGAGTCCGAATAGGCGACTATAGAGTGGGATTTTTTTACGAAGGTCGAAAAGTAATTTTTGCGAGAATTGTCCACCGCAAAGATATTTATAAATTGTTTCCTTAA
- a CDS encoding helix-turn-helix transcriptional regulator gives MKKTNKNLTSFTEHLDKQYGKPGTKKREKYEEEFEAFKLGVMLQELRKEQGMTQEQLADKCGTTKTYISRIENNASDIRLSTLMRIIREGLGGHLKLSVNI, from the coding sequence ATGAAAAAGACAAATAAAAATTTGACCTCGTTTACAGAACACTTAGACAAGCAGTACGGTAAACCTGGGACAAAAAAGAGAGAGAAATATGAAGAAGAATTTGAAGCCTTTAAACTCGGAGTAATGCTTCAAGAACTTCGTAAAGAACAAGGTATGACACAAGAGCAACTTGCAGACAAATGTGGCACGACCAAGACTTATATATCACGCATAGAGAATAACGCAAGCGACATTCGACTTTCAACACTTATGAGAATAATAAGAGAAGGTTTAGGTGGACACTTGAAGTTGAGTGTAAATATATAA
- a CDS encoding type II toxin-antitoxin system RelE/ParE family toxin, whose translation MFRGEKPNREIFYYKRYYLDFFEKLRPEVKKKFNWTLQLILSIDRVPEKYFKHLTGSTGIYEIRVEVGSEIFRVFAFFDKGQIIILANGFQKKTQKTPKNELELAEKLKKQYFNEKDK comes from the coding sequence TTGTTTCGTGGAGAAAAACCTAACAGAGAAATCTTTTACTATAAGAGATATTATCTTGACTTTTTTGAAAAGTTAAGACCAGAAGTTAAGAAAAAGTTCAACTGGACATTACAACTCATATTGTCAATAGACAGAGTACCTGAGAAATACTTTAAACACTTAACTGGCTCGACAGGTATTTACGAAATAAGAGTTGAAGTTGGGTCTGAAATTTTTAGAGTATTTGCATTTTTTGACAAAGGACAAATAATAATATTAGCAAATGGCTTTCAAAAAAAGACTCAAAAGACACCAAAGAATGAACTTGAATTAGCAGAGAAACTTAAAAAACAATACTTCAATGAAAAAGACAAATAA
- a CDS encoding RloB domain-containing protein, whose protein sequence is MRNKRQIPFKGKPKFAIVIDGETEFWYLQMIKRNERQIKVDIKPEIPQKKKLSDQYSKVIELSKSYDKVYWVIDLDVILSESLLVKKGNTKAIDALTQYKGVIENKHKNVIVVINQPCLEFWFLIHFELTAQQFSNCDEAGKKLKKHLIDYAKTEKYFTKQNNDIYIKLKPFLKTAIANSKSLPAFDKENLNKGVSEMFKLFEDIGLN, encoded by the coding sequence ATGAGAAATAAAAGACAAATACCTTTTAAAGGAAAACCGAAGTTTGCTATTGTTATCGATGGCGAAACCGAATTTTGGTATTTGCAAATGATTAAAAGAAATGAAAGGCAGATTAAAGTTGATATAAAACCGGAAATCCCTCAAAAGAAAAAATTATCAGACCAATACTCAAAAGTAATTGAATTATCAAAAAGCTACGACAAGGTATACTGGGTAATTGACTTAGATGTTATTTTAAGTGAGTCGTTATTAGTTAAAAAAGGGAATACAAAAGCAATTGATGCCCTCACTCAATACAAAGGAGTTATTGAAAATAAGCACAAGAATGTAATTGTGGTAATAAATCAACCTTGTCTTGAATTCTGGTTTTTAATTCATTTTGAATTAACTGCACAGCAGTTTTCAAACTGTGATGAAGCAGGAAAAAAGCTAAAAAAACATCTAATAGATTATGCAAAGACAGAAAAATATTTCACTAAACAAAACAACGATATCTACATAAAGTTGAAACCGTTTTTAAAAACGGCTATAGCTAATTCAAAAAGTTTACCAGCTTTCGACAAAGAAAATCTCAATAAAGGTGTAAGCGAAATGTTTAAACTTTTTGAAGATATAGGATTAAATTAA
- a CDS encoding ATP-binding protein: MIINFSVQNFGSIKDKQTLSFEADKSQHLEDYFIINSINGLRLLKLGLIYGANASGKTSVLKALDFLRDLVLEPESKKTGELSFNPFLFDQATLNSPSILSIEFIQNETKYFYEIVFSKKAILKEELINYNPTKASVFKRTTDFEKQFSEIKFGSKITIDKSFKKTLESNTLWNNSVLGGFLKTNIELKELKEVTDWFSSYLKPIVHTTTELDGYVTSEIESSDINKKDVISILKKADFNISDIIINKEEKDIPDGLIDFLEKNAKAPVERVNELKNKGKITSLDIELEHTVNGSKYKLPFEFESQGTQRYYGFAGLLSLLIRGSISIPIDELESSLHPDLFTHFLLSFLINSKKSQLIATTHNREILNNKDIFRNDSIWFTNKNESCATELYSLSDFDSSIIRDTSNVYNAYKIGKLGGVPNLGDYYIDLDNEK, translated from the coding sequence ATGATAATCAATTTTAGTGTTCAAAATTTTGGCTCAATAAAAGACAAGCAGACATTGTCTTTCGAAGCTGACAAGTCTCAACACCTAGAGGACTATTTCATTATAAATTCTATTAATGGGTTACGACTTTTAAAGCTTGGTCTTATTTATGGTGCAAACGCGTCAGGAAAAACTAGTGTTCTGAAAGCGCTAGATTTTTTACGAGACTTGGTTCTTGAGCCAGAAAGTAAAAAAACAGGTGAATTAAGTTTCAATCCATTTCTTTTTGATCAAGCTACTCTCAATTCCCCATCAATATTATCAATTGAATTCATTCAAAATGAAACTAAATATTTCTATGAAATTGTATTCAGCAAAAAGGCAATTTTAAAAGAAGAGCTAATTAATTACAACCCAACAAAAGCCTCCGTTTTTAAACGGACAACAGACTTTGAAAAGCAGTTTTCAGAGATTAAGTTTGGAAGCAAAATAACAATTGACAAATCATTCAAAAAAACTTTAGAATCTAATACGCTTTGGAATAATTCTGTTTTAGGAGGGTTTCTGAAAACCAATATTGAACTTAAAGAACTTAAAGAAGTAACTGATTGGTTTTCTAGTTATTTAAAACCAATTGTCCATACAACTACAGAATTAGATGGCTATGTTACATCAGAAATTGAATCTTCTGATATAAATAAAAAAGATGTTATTTCTATTCTTAAAAAAGCCGATTTCAATATTTCAGATATAATAATTAATAAGGAAGAAAAGGATATTCCTGATGGACTAATAGACTTTCTTGAGAAAAATGCTAAAGCACCAGTTGAAAGAGTTAATGAACTTAAAAACAAAGGTAAGATAACTTCATTGGACATAGAATTAGAACACACTGTAAATGGAAGTAAATACAAATTACCTTTTGAATTTGAATCGCAAGGAACTCAAAGATATTATGGATTTGCAGGTTTGCTAAGTTTACTTATTAGAGGTTCTATATCAATTCCAATAGACGAACTTGAGTCATCCTTACATCCCGATCTTTTTACACATTTTCTCTTATCATTTTTAATTAACTCAAAAAAATCTCAACTAATTGCAACAACTCACAACAGAGAGATATTAAACAATAAAGACATTTTCAGAAACGATTCAATTTGGTTTACAAACAAGAATGAGAGTTGTGCAACCGAATTATATTCACTTTCAGATTTTGACAGTTCTATTATTAGAGATACTAGCAATGTATACAATGCATATAAAATTGGCAAACTTGGTGGCGTTCCCAATTTAGGGGATTACTACATTGATTTAGATAATGAGAAATAA